From one Candidatus Methanoplasma termitum genomic stretch:
- a CDS encoding MFS transporter gives MKRRDKYAMTVLSVTTVGALLATMQGSALMIALPDMLESLRMDFMTMLWVLLIYLMVTTIMVPVLGRVSDMFGRKKMYVMGFGVFALGSLLCGLSGHIFNGGSGWVLVACRIVQALGGSMLLANSTAMITDAFLKNKLGFGLGVNSIAVAAGIVIGPVIGGIFVQVGWEWIFFFNVPIALFGMVWAWYRLKEPRWEVKVQTFDWLGTATFLVGLFGVLTALSYMSLGDAAPMFTVYVLTVIGVIFLALFIMIERKVRYPMMDLSLFRIRRYAVGNASNLLNGLCIGAATFLLIFYFQGPLGKDALTAGLLLIPSGVPMMIIGPLSGRWSDKYGPRLLTVVGLTLTTISLIGLAFIDAGTPLWWIIVLMVIMGCGGGLFMSPNASSVMTSIPSERRGTASGTRMMLRNTGNMFSLAIAFPIVLAGLSQSVMMYIFLGPDAGIPVDPSDLLAGLASFQSGLQLAFVIFAVISAISVFVALLNSDKKHDTGAA, from the coding sequence ATGAAAAGACGGGACAAGTACGCAATGACCGTATTATCGGTAACGACCGTCGGTGCGCTCCTCGCAACGATGCAGGGTTCCGCGCTTATGATCGCTCTTCCGGACATGCTGGAATCGCTCCGCATGGATTTTATGACCATGTTATGGGTCCTTTTGATATATCTCATGGTGACCACCATCATGGTCCCGGTCCTCGGCAGAGTTTCCGATATGTTCGGACGAAAAAAGATGTACGTCATGGGATTCGGCGTTTTTGCATTGGGGTCGCTTCTCTGCGGATTATCCGGACACATATTCAACGGCGGGAGCGGATGGGTGCTTGTGGCATGCAGGATAGTTCAGGCACTCGGCGGATCAATGCTCCTGGCAAACAGTACGGCAATGATCACCGACGCATTCCTCAAGAACAAACTCGGATTCGGTCTGGGTGTGAATTCGATCGCCGTTGCCGCCGGCATAGTGATCGGTCCGGTGATCGGGGGCATATTTGTGCAGGTGGGGTGGGAATGGATATTCTTCTTCAATGTCCCCATCGCACTGTTCGGAATGGTATGGGCATGGTACCGCCTTAAGGAACCCAGATGGGAGGTCAAAGTGCAGACCTTCGATTGGTTGGGAACGGCAACATTCCTGGTCGGTCTGTTCGGAGTGCTTACCGCGCTTTCCTACATGTCCTTAGGCGATGCCGCACCGATGTTCACAGTGTATGTTCTGACGGTGATCGGAGTTATATTCCTGGCGTTGTTCATAATGATCGAAAGGAAAGTGAGATATCCGATGATGGACCTGAGTCTTTTCCGCATCAGAAGATATGCTGTAGGAAATGCCAGCAACTTATTGAACGGACTGTGCATCGGTGCGGCGACGTTCCTGCTGATATTCTATTTCCAGGGACCGTTAGGCAAGGACGCATTGACGGCAGGTCTGCTTTTGATACCGAGCGGTGTCCCGATGATGATCATCGGACCGCTTTCCGGCAGATGGTCCGACAAATACGGGCCGAGGCTTTTGACCGTTGTAGGACTTACATTGACAACTATATCATTGATCGGATTGGCATTCATCGATGCAGGTACGCCCTTGTGGTGGATCATAGTGTTAATGGTGATAATGGGCTGCGGCGGAGGATTGTTCATGTCACCGAACGCAAGTTCAGTCATGACATCCATCCCCTCGGAGCGCCGCGGTACCGCCTCGGGTACAAGGATGATGCTTAGGAATACAGGAAATATGTTCAGTCTCGCGATAGCATTCCCGATAGTCTTGGCGGGATTGAGTCAGAGTGTTATGATGTACATTTTCCTGGGGCCGGATGCCGGAATACCGGTGGACCCTTCCGATCTGCTTGCGGGGCTGGCATCGTTCCAAAGCGGCCTTCAGTTGGCATTTGTGATATTTGCGGTAATATCTGCCATATCCGTATTCGTTGCGTTGCTGAACTCGGATAAAAAGCATGATACCGGTGCGGCCTGA
- a CDS encoding DNA-directed RNA polymerase → MLTEAERIVRIPPSELDEDIEKVIDSLTWESFEGKIGDDKEVTVLIRNVRPIGPGRIVHGDGAVYQTVKYDQIVFKLKDNEMIEGVVVEILKFGAFVRFGPLDGLLHISQVMDDRVDIDETNQRLIGKDTNRSLSVGDIVKARIVSIDLNEKNPQDSKIGLTMRQPGLGKLQWLEEDRKNRQQQQGGA, encoded by the coding sequence ATGCTGACAGAGGCTGAGAGGATCGTCAGGATCCCCCCGTCGGAGCTCGACGAAGATATCGAAAAAGTGATCGATTCCCTTACATGGGAATCATTCGAGGGGAAGATCGGCGATGATAAGGAAGTGACCGTTCTCATCAGGAACGTAAGGCCGATAGGACCGGGACGCATCGTCCACGGTGACGGAGCCGTCTACCAGACAGTGAAGTACGACCAGATCGTTTTCAAACTGAAAGACAACGAGATGATAGAAGGCGTAGTGGTGGAGATCCTCAAATTCGGTGCCTTCGTCAGATTCGGGCCGCTCGACGGCCTCCTTCACATCAGCCAAGTGATGGATGACCGCGTCGACATAGACGAGACGAACCAAAGGCTCATCGGCAAAGACACGAACAGGAGCCTTTCCGTCGGAGACATAGTGAAGGCAAGGATCGTAAGCATCGATCTGAACGAAAAGAACCCTCAGGACAGCAAGATCGGACTGACTATGAGACAGCCCGGACTCGGAAAACTCCAGTGGCTTGAGGAAGACCGCAAGAACAGACAGCAGCAACAGGGCGGTGCGTAA
- a CDS encoding deoxyhypusine synthase: MTDLELIPVKDIKITKNMSADQLLKAMGEAGGFTAQKLADATNIVEAMVKDKDCLKILSFPACIMATGTRGVIVDMVKNGLVDLIITTCGTLDHDLSRSYAEYYKGDFMMDDEMLREKYEISRLGNVLVPDECYGIVLEENLLPMFDEIFAETQSLTTHEIIDAVGARLNDEDSLLYQCHKNKVPVVVPGITDGSFGCQLWMYYQMHRKLRIDLFGDEQMLSEMMNAAKSTGAVIVGGGISKHHVIWWSQFRGGLDYCIYLTTAEEYDGSLSGARIREAVSWGKVKADAKKMTVEGDATITLPMIYAGVISRI, translated from the coding sequence ATGACAGATTTAGAACTAATCCCGGTAAAAGATATCAAGATCACAAAGAACATGTCTGCGGACCAGCTTCTGAAAGCGATGGGAGAAGCGGGCGGCTTCACTGCCCAAAAACTCGCCGATGCCACCAATATCGTCGAGGCCATGGTAAAGGACAAGGACTGCCTGAAGATACTCTCGTTCCCCGCATGTATAATGGCTACCGGAACAAGAGGGGTCATTGTCGACATGGTCAAGAACGGTTTGGTTGATCTTATAATAACAACCTGCGGGACCCTCGACCACGACCTTTCCAGAAGCTATGCGGAATACTACAAAGGCGATTTCATGATGGATGACGAGATGCTCCGCGAGAAGTATGAGATCAGCAGGCTCGGCAATGTTCTCGTCCCGGACGAATGCTACGGTATTGTTCTTGAAGAGAACCTCCTTCCGATGTTCGATGAGATATTTGCGGAGACCCAGTCCCTGACGACCCATGAGATAATAGATGCTGTCGGAGCCAGATTGAACGACGAGGACAGCCTCCTTTATCAGTGTCATAAGAACAAGGTCCCGGTCGTAGTTCCGGGAATAACAGACGGTTCTTTCGGATGCCAGTTATGGATGTATTATCAGATGCACAGAAAGCTGAGGATCGATCTGTTTGGCGACGAACAGATGCTCAGTGAGATGATGAACGCAGCAAAATCCACAGGCGCCGTCATTGTCGGCGGGGGAATATCGAAACACCATGTGATCTGGTGGAGCCAATTCAGAGGCGGACTTGATTACTGCATTTATCTCACCACTGCCGAGGAATACGACGGCTCTTTGTCCGGTGCAAGGATCAGAGAGGCCGTGTCCTGGGGCAAGGTCAAGGCAGACGCAAAAAAGATGACCGTGGAAGGAGATGCCACAATTACTCTCCCGATGATATATGCGGGAGTAATAAGCAGGATCTGA
- the spt4 gene encoding transcription elongation factor subunit Spt4, with translation MAGPVYRACKQCNFLTEMDTCPRCGGQTSKEWQGFVAVIDFEKSEIAAKMGITANGRYALKVR, from the coding sequence ATGGCCGGGCCCGTTTACAGAGCATGCAAACAATGCAATTTCCTGACGGAAATGGATACATGCCCCCGCTGCGGAGGCCAAACATCGAAAGAGTGGCAGGGGTTTGTTGCGGTGATCGACTTTGAGAAATCGGAGATCGCTGCCAAAATGGGCATAACGGCCAACGGCAGATATGCTCTGAAGGTCCGCTGA
- a CDS encoding sodium-translocating pyrophosphatase, whose translation MIDILDTNNMLFMIPIAAVVALIFALYFFRNIWSRDKGTPEMQKISDAIETGAMAYLRRQYMTIGIISIILAIVLALAGLVESFQNYLGWKVAIAFLIGAGFSILSGFIGMKISVNANIRTASAAQKSFKDAFVCSFRGGAISGIAVSTLSLVGLFAVFFVYFSLQDENMVKTLHAVVGYAFGASFAALFAQLGGGIYTKAADVGADLVGKVEAGIPEDDPRNPAVIADLVGDNVGDCAGRGADIFESTAAEIIGSMVIGTAVLTAAGWMVPGHYNWVFLPLVLMAFGLIASLIGILCVRMREDEVNVFKQLNLGYYITIVLVVVFMTIATYFMLHQDTSQWYFFVGAGIVGIVLGLAIVYITQYYTGDHKPVKGIADASETGAATNVIEGIAVGMESTVLPVICIVVAIIASYMLGYFAAPDGASPMAFGLYGTAIGTIAMLASSAFILAEDTFGPITDNAGGIAEMSNQPDEVRARTDKLDMAGNTTKALTKGYAMASAALAAFLLFAAFFEIVAEIKGVELTQVFQINIGQPLIFCGALIGAVLVFFFASLAIRAVRRAAGEMIEEVRRQFREDPGIMAGTSEPGYAQCVDIATRGALRAMVVPAMLPILVPVVFGIIYRLAFGGTEEFRDFSYMAVGALIMVGTIVGILMANFLNNGGGAWDNAKKYIEEGNHGGKRSPAHSAAVVGDTIGDPFKDTAGPSIHVLVKLLSTVCLVTAVLFVVV comes from the coding sequence ATGATTGACATACTTGATACAAACAATATGCTCTTCATGATCCCCATCGCCGCGGTCGTCGCATTGATCTTCGCGCTTTATTTCTTCAGGAATATCTGGTCAAGGGACAAGGGTACTCCTGAGATGCAGAAGATATCTGATGCGATCGAGACCGGTGCGATGGCCTACCTCAGGCGTCAGTACATGACGATAGGGATCATCAGCATTATATTGGCTATCGTTCTGGCTCTTGCCGGACTGGTAGAGAGTTTCCAGAACTACCTCGGATGGAAGGTTGCAATTGCATTCCTCATCGGAGCCGGATTCTCGATACTTTCCGGATTCATCGGAATGAAGATATCTGTGAACGCTAACATCAGGACCGCAAGTGCGGCACAGAAGTCCTTCAAAGACGCATTCGTGTGCTCGTTCCGCGGCGGTGCGATTTCAGGTATAGCTGTTTCAACGCTCAGCCTGGTCGGATTGTTCGCCGTCTTCTTTGTTTATTTTTCACTGCAAGACGAAAACATGGTAAAGACCCTGCATGCGGTCGTAGGATACGCATTCGGTGCTTCCTTTGCGGCTCTGTTCGCACAGCTCGGCGGAGGTATCTACACAAAAGCAGCGGACGTCGGTGCCGACCTTGTAGGAAAAGTAGAAGCCGGTATACCGGAAGATGACCCCAGGAACCCCGCAGTCATTGCGGACCTGGTGGGAGACAACGTAGGGGACTGTGCCGGACGCGGTGCAGACATATTCGAATCAACAGCAGCAGAGATCATCGGATCGATGGTCATCGGCACAGCGGTCCTGACCGCAGCCGGATGGATGGTGCCCGGACACTACAACTGGGTGTTCCTTCCGCTGGTCCTCATGGCCTTCGGACTCATCGCATCGCTCATAGGGATCCTCTGTGTGAGAATGAGGGAGGATGAGGTCAATGTGTTCAAACAGCTCAACCTCGGTTATTACATCACCATAGTGCTCGTGGTCGTGTTCATGACCATTGCAACGTATTTCATGCTTCATCAGGATACTTCACAGTGGTATTTCTTCGTCGGAGCGGGGATTGTAGGTATCGTGCTAGGATTGGCGATCGTTTACATCACCCAGTACTACACAGGCGACCACAAGCCCGTCAAGGGAATTGCCGATGCTTCGGAGACTGGAGCGGCGACAAACGTCATAGAAGGGATCGCGGTCGGAATGGAATCGACCGTCCTGCCTGTAATATGCATCGTTGTGGCGATCATCGCCTCATACATGCTCGGATACTTTGCGGCCCCCGATGGCGCAAGCCCGATGGCTTTCGGACTGTACGGAACCGCTATAGGCACGATCGCAATGCTCGCATCCTCCGCTTTCATACTTGCAGAGGACACATTCGGCCCCATTACCGATAATGCCGGCGGTATCGCAGAGATGTCAAACCAGCCTGACGAGGTCAGGGCAAGGACCGACAAGCTGGACATGGCAGGGAACACCACAAAGGCACTCACTAAGGGTTACGCAATGGCATCCGCCGCACTCGCAGCGTTCTTGCTGTTCGCAGCGTTCTTCGAGATCGTTGCAGAGATCAAGGGCGTCGAGCTCACCCAGGTATTCCAGATCAACATCGGTCAGCCGCTCATATTCTGCGGTGCACTGATCGGAGCGGTACTGGTGTTCTTCTTCGCATCGCTTGCGATAAGGGCGGTCAGAAGGGCAGCCGGAGAGATGATCGAAGAGGTACGCAGACAGTTCCGCGAGGACCCCGGCATCATGGCCGGAACTTCAGAGCCCGGATACGCACAGTGTGTCGACATCGCAACACGCGGCGCATTGAGGGCAATGGTCGTTCCCGCAATGCTTCCGATCCTTGTACCGGTGGTATTCGGGATCATTTACAGGCTGGCATTCGGCGGCACGGAAGAGTTCAGGGACTTTTCATACATGGCAGTCGGTGCACTGATAATGGTCGGGACCATCGTCGGTATCCTTATGGCAAACTTCCTCAACAACGGAGGAGGAGCCTGGGACAACGCAAAGAAGTACATCGAAGAGGGTAACCACGGCGGAAAGAGATCGCCCGCTCACTCGGCAGCGGTCGTCGGTGACACCATCGGAGATCCGTTCAAGGACACGGCAGGACCGTCGATCCACGTTCTCGTGAAGCTTCTGTCCACCGTATGTCTGGTTACGGCAGTACTCTTTGTGGTAGTGTAA
- a CDS encoding GTP-dependent dephospho-CoA kinase family protein, translating to MEYGSRRVPEKSRDLFKEPLGRDLKEEELTVIGKKPKMITVGDVVSLTVVKHGIIPDLCIYDGYTERKEMTEFATLVKNRGWEERTVKNEAGTITADLFIEIKNALNGKEEIIRVEGEEDLAVIPCILLSPKGTKIIYGWPGKGMKLIRTDENIRKKAHYLMEMTEELE from the coding sequence ATGGAGTACGGCAGCCGAAGAGTTCCGGAAAAGAGCAGAGATCTTTTCAAGGAACCTTTAGGGAGAGACCTCAAAGAAGAAGAACTGACTGTCATCGGCAAAAAGCCGAAGATGATCACCGTCGGCGACGTGGTGTCGCTGACAGTGGTGAAACATGGGATCATCCCCGACCTGTGTATCTATGACGGATACACGGAAAGAAAGGAGATGACCGAATTCGCAACCCTTGTGAAGAACAGGGGATGGGAAGAAAGAACGGTGAAGAACGAGGCCGGAACGATAACGGCCGACCTCTTCATCGAAATAAAAAACGCTTTGAACGGGAAAGAAGAGATAATCCGTGTGGAAGGTGAAGAAGATCTGGCGGTGATACCGTGCATACTTCTCTCTCCCAAAGGCACAAAGATAATCTACGGATGGCCCGGAAAGGGGATGAAACTCATCAGGACCGATGAGAACATCCGAAAGAAAGCTCATTACCTCATGGAAATGACGGAGGAGTTGGAATGA
- a CDS encoding 30S ribosomal protein S24e — protein MKIEITNQKENPLQSRKEVYFTIDHVGETTPGRNAVAEDIAKKTKSKRDCVVIDNIESLYGIGKSKGYAKVYDSKESAMSYESKYLLKRNGIGVPPPAPKEGAAPGAAPAAAPAPAPKAK, from the coding sequence ATGAAGATAGAGATAACGAACCAGAAAGAGAATCCTTTGCAGAGCAGGAAGGAGGTCTATTTCACAATAGACCACGTCGGCGAGACAACTCCCGGCAGGAATGCTGTTGCAGAGGACATAGCGAAGAAAACGAAGTCCAAAAGGGACTGTGTCGTGATCGACAACATCGAGTCACTTTACGGCATAGGGAAATCCAAAGGATACGCAAAAGTGTACGACAGCAAAGAATCTGCGATGTCGTATGAGAGCAAATACCTCCTCAAGAGGAACGGAATAGGCGTACCTCCGCCCGCACCCAAAGAAGGAGCGGCACCCGGAGCGGCGCCGGCGGCAGCCCCTGCACCGGCACCTAAGGCGAAGTGA